In the genome of Sciurus carolinensis chromosome 3, mSciCar1.2, whole genome shotgun sequence, one region contains:
- the LOC124979551 gene encoding LOW QUALITY PROTEIN: UDP-glucuronosyltransferase 1A8-like (The sequence of the model RefSeq protein was modified relative to this genomic sequence to represent the inferred CDS: inserted 1 base in 1 codon), translating to MNTHPLLWYLMPALLPPTVSLGLCIQAAGLLVLSCPMAPALLPAPLPLCVCLLLASGLAQAGKLLVVPMDGSHWFTMRSVVEKLIHRGHEVVALVPEVSWQLGKASNFTVKTYSTSYTMEDLDREFNFFLDTQWKTPEQSMYGLAMGSSKAFFNITFSRCKSLFNDKKLVDLLKKSSFDAVFLDPFDMCGLVVAKYFSLPSVVLARVVFCRFLEEGAQCPSPLSYVPRLFLMSSDALTFLKRVRNHLHNLEEYLFCPYFFKPALEIASEILQTPVTISDLSSQVSIWLLRTDFVLDYPRPVMPNMIFIGGINCHQGKPLPKVRCVSFSTLRSTWPWMLKREXLLNGDLLFAHVIVRVFFLVS from the exons atGAATACACACCCACTGCTGTGGTATTTAATGCCTGCACTTCTTCCGCCTACCGTATCCCTTGGGCTTTGTATCCAAGCAGCTGGATTACTGGTTCTCAGCTGTCCCATGGCTCCTGCTCTTTTGCCTGCCCcgcttcctctgtgtgtgtgtctgctgcTGGCATCTGGCCTTGCCCAGGCAGGCAAGCTGCTGGTGGTGCCCATGGATGGCAGCCACTGGTTTACCATGCGGTCGGTGGTGGAGAAACTCATCCACAGAGGGCATGAAGTTGTGGCTCTCGTGCCAGAGGTGAGTTGGCAACTGGGGAAAGCATCCAACTTTACAGTGAAAACTTACTCAACTTCTTACACTATGGAGGACTTGGACCgggaattcaatttttttcttgacaCTCAATGGAAAACTCCAGAACAAAGTATGTATGGTCTAGCAATGGGTTCATCCAAGGCATTTTTTAACATCACTTTTTCACGGTGTAAGAGTTTGTTTAATGACAAGAAATTAGTGGACTTGTTAAAGAAGAGCTCTTTTGATGCAGTGTTTCTGGATCCTTTTGATATGTGTGGCTTAGTTGTTGCCAAATACTTTTCACTTCCATCCGTGGTCTTAGCCAGGGTCGTGTTCTGCCGTTTTCTGGAAGAAGGTGCTCAGTGCCCCAGTCCTCTCTCTTATGTTCCCAGACTTTTCTTGATGTCCTCAGATGCTCTGACTTTTTTGAAAAGAGTAAGGAACCACCTACACAACttggaagaatatttattttgccCTTATTTTTTCAAACCTGCATTGGAAATCGCCTCTGAAATTCTCCAGACACCTGTCACAATAAGTGATCTCTCCAGCCAAGTGTCCATTTGGTTACTACGAACTGACTTTGTTTTGGACTATCCCAGACCTGTGATGCCCAACATGATCTTCATAGGTGGAATCAACTGCCACCAGGGGAAGCCACTGCCCAAGGTACGTTGTGTCTCCTTTAGCACATTGAGAAGCACTTGGCCTTGGATGTTGAAAAGAG ATCTTCTCAACGGTGATTTGTTATTTGCACATGTCATAGTTAGAGTTTTTTTTCTGGTGTcatga